In Chloroherpetonaceae bacterium, a single genomic region encodes these proteins:
- a CDS encoding prolipoprotein diacylglyceryl transferase produces MYPELFSIGPLKFYSFGAMLALAFLVANYLTAKEVARKGLPDVTNTILILSLVLGIVGAKLFDVVEHLDELRRDPIGTLLSAGGLAYYGGLILALIGNYIYLRLKKVPILPFLDAAAPAVMLAYGIGRIGCLLAGDGCYGQPTDVPWAMTYPNGIISTLAEKNPQLVREFKRLFPDRPVPDDIPVHPAPIYETLYALMFFAVLWRMRLQPRPDGQLFFLFLALQATGRFFVEFIRLNDIVAFGLTQAQLVSIVLWIVAAIGWRSVAHQPVATTPAKVSAKKKAAKSKQTLIT; encoded by the coding sequence GTGTATCCAGAGCTTTTTTCCATTGGGCCGCTGAAGTTTTACAGTTTTGGCGCCATGCTCGCCTTAGCATTTCTGGTCGCTAATTACCTAACTGCTAAAGAAGTTGCACGCAAAGGCTTACCAGATGTAACCAATACCATTCTGATTCTTTCTCTGGTGTTAGGCATTGTTGGGGCAAAGCTCTTTGATGTCGTTGAGCACTTAGATGAACTTCGGCGCGACCCGATTGGCACGCTTCTTAGCGCAGGCGGCTTGGCTTACTACGGCGGCTTAATTTTGGCACTTATTGGTAACTACATCTACCTTCGTCTCAAAAAAGTGCCTATTCTTCCATTTCTTGATGCTGCTGCTCCTGCTGTGATGCTGGCATATGGTATCGGTCGCATTGGTTGCCTCCTTGCTGGTGATGGCTGTTACGGTCAGCCTACTGATGTGCCGTGGGCAATGACTTATCCCAACGGCATTATCTCTACGCTGGCTGAGAAAAATCCACAGCTTGTGCGTGAGTTTAAGCGACTCTTTCCTGACCGCCCTGTGCCTGATGACATTCCCGTGCACCCTGCGCCGATTTATGAAACGCTCTACGCTCTCATGTTCTTTGCTGTGCTCTGGCGCATGCGCCTGCAGCCTCGCCCCGATGGACAGCTATTTTTTCTTTTTCTGGCACTTCAAGCCACTGGTCGCTTTTTTGTGGAATTTATTCGCTTAAATGACATCGTTGCTTTCGGTTTAACTCAGGCGCAACTTGTTTCCATTGTGTTATGGATAGTTGCTGCTATTGGCTGGCGGTCTGTGGCTCATCAACCCGTTGCGACCACCCCTGCAAAAGTTTCAGCGAAGAAAAAGGCGGCTAAATCCAAACAAACCCTTATCACTTGA
- the hisS gene encoding histidine--tRNA ligase codes for MKFQSVKGTKDILPDESYKWQYVEQRVRAVFERFGYREIRTPIFEETALFQRGIGETTDIVGKEMYSFQPDPNSESLTLRPEMTASVVRAYLQHHLGSQAPLVKVYYIAELFRKERPQAGRQRQFWQFGCECLGSPNPEADAEVIALMMMIYRELGIRRTTLRLNSLGNAETRKTYRSVLREYLRPHYNALDEVSKERFEKNPLRILDSKNPDLQELIRQAPRIIDYLDDESRAHFEAVQAFLTDFDIPFVIDPCLVRGLDYYSRTAFELQSEDLGAQDALGGGGRYDMLSVLLGGDAPVPAVGFASGMERLMIAMEKHHLFDSLRPPAPTVMIVAQSDSARQWAIGAAYLFRKEGIATEVDILRRSLKAQLREANRMQAKYAVIAGESELQSGKFQLKNLQTGEQQALLLSEILAHLKLDK; via the coding sequence ATGAAATTTCAGTCTGTCAAAGGCACGAAAGACATCTTGCCCGACGAAAGTTACAAGTGGCAATATGTCGAACAGCGTGTGCGTGCCGTCTTCGAGCGATTTGGCTACCGCGAGATTCGCACACCGATTTTCGAAGAGACTGCTCTTTTTCAGCGTGGCATTGGTGAGACAACGGATATTGTTGGCAAGGAAATGTATTCTTTTCAACCCGACCCCAATTCAGAATCCCTCACGTTGCGTCCTGAGATGACCGCCAGTGTAGTGCGCGCTTACTTGCAACATCATCTTGGCTCACAAGCGCCCTTAGTTAAAGTCTACTACATTGCTGAACTCTTTCGCAAAGAGCGTCCGCAAGCAGGTCGCCAGCGTCAGTTTTGGCAATTTGGCTGTGAGTGTTTAGGCAGTCCGAATCCAGAAGCAGATGCCGAAGTGATTGCGCTGATGATGATGATTTACCGTGAGTTAGGAATTCGCCGCACAACGCTGCGGCTCAACAGCCTCGGCAATGCTGAGACACGCAAGACCTATCGCTCGGTTTTGCGAGAGTATTTGCGTCCGCACTATAATGCACTGGACGAAGTCTCCAAAGAGCGTTTCGAGAAAAATCCTTTGCGTATCTTGGACTCTAAGAACCCTGACTTGCAAGAACTCATTCGTCAAGCCCCTCGCATCATAGATTACCTTGACGATGAATCCCGTGCACACTTTGAAGCTGTGCAAGCCTTTCTTACTGATTTTGACATTCCCTTTGTGATTGACCCTTGCTTAGTGCGCGGCTTAGATTACTACTCTCGCACTGCGTTTGAACTGCAAAGCGAAGACTTGGGTGCACAAGATGCACTCGGCGGCGGCGGTCGCTACGATATGCTCTCAGTGCTTCTTGGCGGCGATGCCCCTGTGCCTGCCGTAGGTTTTGCTTCAGGCATGGAGCGGCTGATGATTGCAATGGAGAAGCATCACTTGTTTGATTCGCTCCGCCCCCCTGCGCCTACCGTGATGATTGTCGCCCAGTCTGACTCAGCCCGTCAGTGGGCAATTGGGGCTGCCTATCTTTTTCGCAAAGAAGGTATTGCAACCGAAGTCGATATCTTGCGACGCAGTCTAAAAGCTCAGCTCCGTGAAGCCAATCGTATGCAAGCCAAATATGCCGTCATCGCTGGTGAAAGCGAATTGCAGTCAGGGAAATTTCAACTCAAGAATCTGCAAACAGGTGAGCAGCAAGCGCTTTTACTTAGCGAAATTTTAGCACATCTAAAGCTTGATAAATGA
- a CDS encoding PTS sugar transporter subunit IIA: MKLSDIISEKYIQIGLEAKSKNDLIEKMLMLASTHPAVLDKAKLRSDVLKREKEMTTGIGKNVALPHAKTSAVSAPLLAFAVLKKEVEFAAIDDEPVKLVFLLATPEQMLTQHLKLLSRISRVVGSDAMREKLMRAESPAEVVELFQLEEQSFPEI, encoded by the coding sequence ATGAAACTCTCTGACATCATCTCCGAGAAGTATATCCAGATTGGTCTGGAAGCCAAGTCGAAGAACGATTTGATAGAAAAAATGCTCATGCTGGCGTCTACACACCCTGCGGTTCTGGATAAAGCAAAGTTGCGTAGCGATGTCTTAAAGCGCGAAAAGGAGATGACCACTGGCATTGGCAAAAATGTCGCTCTACCACATGCTAAAACCAGCGCGGTGAGTGCTCCTCTTTTGGCTTTTGCTGTCCTGAAAAAAGAAGTCGAATTTGCCGCCATTGACGATGAACCCGTTAAGCTGGTGTTTCTTTTAGCTACGCCAGAGCAGATGCTTACGCAGCACCTTAAACTTCTCAGTCGTATTTCACGCGTTGTGGGGTCTGATGCAATGCGAGAGAAACTCATGCGCGCCGAATCGCCTGCCGAAGTAGTTGAGCTGTTCCAACTCGAGGAACAATCCTTCCCTGAAATCTAA
- a CDS encoding phosphatidate cytidylyltransferase, producing the protein MQRIVVAAIFGPLILFSVYTGGLLFLAVMLIIAMGILYEMMQIFRATHTFPIEPLIYALGAGLLVNAHYRFFPLEHLILASVVLLAAAELFHKHGSPIHNVGAGLLAILYAPLCLSTLLFLRQSEPLGSLTMIVFLGIWAVDTAAYFGGKHSGGKFIQAKFFARHSPNKTWEGFLLGLLSGLLVTLGLGRWWLSSVSAIHWVAIGLIVGVLGALGDLVESMFKRESGLKDSSHLIPGHGGFFDRFDSLCLAAPAVFLYAKYVM; encoded by the coding sequence GTGCAGCGCATTGTCGTTGCTGCGATTTTTGGCCCGTTAATTCTTTTTAGTGTCTACACGGGCGGCCTCTTGTTCCTAGCTGTGATGCTCATTATCGCTATGGGCATTCTCTATGAAATGATGCAGATTTTCAGAGCCACACACACTTTCCCAATTGAGCCGTTGATCTATGCCTTAGGTGCCGGCTTACTTGTCAATGCGCATTATCGCTTCTTCCCCCTTGAACATTTGATTCTCGCCTCCGTTGTGCTTTTGGCTGCGGCGGAGCTTTTTCACAAGCATGGCTCACCGATTCACAACGTCGGTGCAGGACTGCTTGCGATTCTTTACGCCCCGCTATGTCTTTCAACCTTGCTTTTTTTGCGCCAGAGTGAACCCTTAGGGTCTTTGACGATGATAGTGTTTCTTGGCATCTGGGCTGTTGACACAGCGGCTTACTTTGGCGGGAAACACTCGGGCGGGAAATTTATCCAAGCAAAGTTTTTTGCGCGACACAGCCCCAACAAGACATGGGAGGGATTCCTCTTAGGGCTGCTCAGTGGGCTTTTGGTTACACTCGGACTCGGTCGCTGGTGGCTTAGCTCCGTTTCAGCCATACACTGGGTTGCGATTGGGCTCATTGTGGGTGTGCTGGGTGCTTTGGGCGATTTGGTAGAATCAATGTTCAAGCGCGAAAGTGGCCTAAAAGATTCTTCCCACCTTATTCCTGGGCATGGTGGCTTTTTCGACCGATTCGACTCTCTCTGCCTTGCCGCACCAGCCGTATTTTTGTATGCCAAATATGTAATGTAG
- a CDS encoding DUF2007 domain-containing protein has translation MKCFSDSDIPQAWRTLAQLTSPIEAELLRAYLASSNIDAYLYSKRDGMLHSISVAEPVYVLVRAEHYDEAVRLLIELDAQEPNWESEN, from the coding sequence ATGAAGTGCTTTTCTGACAGCGACATACCTCAGGCTTGGCGAACCCTTGCACAGCTTACTTCGCCAATTGAAGCCGAGCTTTTACGTGCATATTTAGCCAGTTCCAATATTGATGCCTATCTTTATTCCAAGCGAGATGGTATGCTACATAGCATTAGCGTGGCAGAGCCAGTCTATGTTTTGGTCAGAGCTGAACACTACGACGAAGCAGTTCGTCTGCTCATTGAATTGGATGCACAAGAGCCAAATTGGGAGAGTGAAAATTGA
- a CDS encoding CPBP family intramembrane metalloprotease — protein MEAPPPSESKESEKPPSSPVFLPYAGYFEREQFSPVLVSLAALFVLLFLYQIGGAIFTIALAGVESLTAPTGHEGAMRAAQVLSQIVFLAIPTLILVSLHTGRKPFSAISMEFLAWRATPSIHTLLYSSLAIMAMSPFLSYVGDLQLVIMNDVLGWGDAIRPLYAQYKALLERLTLVRTPLEFIAVVGVVVLTPAICEELLFRGYVQRNFQRAMPSRRAVVVVGVLFGLYHLNPAQVIPLILLGVYLSYLRASSGSLLVPIVAHFANNFFSVLGLIAIRHKEQLGISDELAKRLQSDEPDIASPEAIGAMLISLLVTAGLLWLYRRSVAASSP, from the coding sequence ATGGAAGCACCACCGCCATCAGAGTCAAAAGAGTCAGAAAAGCCACCATCTTCACCTGTCTTTCTGCCCTACGCTGGATATTTTGAGCGTGAGCAATTCTCGCCTGTGCTAGTATCCCTTGCAGCGCTGTTTGTCTTGCTTTTTCTCTACCAGATAGGCGGCGCTATTTTCACGATTGCCTTAGCAGGTGTGGAATCACTCACTGCCCCCACAGGTCATGAAGGCGCCATGCGTGCCGCACAAGTCTTATCGCAGATTGTCTTTCTTGCCATTCCCACCTTGATACTGGTTTCACTGCACACTGGTCGCAAGCCCTTCTCAGCTATTAGTATGGAGTTTCTGGCATGGCGCGCCACACCATCTATCCACACTCTGCTTTATAGCTCACTAGCAATTATGGCAATGTCGCCGTTTCTAAGCTATGTTGGTGACTTGCAGCTGGTGATTATGAATGATGTTTTGGGTTGGGGCGACGCCATTCGCCCACTTTATGCACAGTATAAAGCGCTTTTAGAACGCCTGACACTTGTGCGCACCCCCCTTGAGTTCATTGCCGTAGTCGGCGTAGTAGTGCTGACGCCTGCGATTTGTGAGGAATTGCTCTTTCGGGGTTATGTGCAGCGCAATTTCCAGAGGGCTATGCCCTCTCGCCGTGCTGTGGTGGTCGTTGGCGTACTGTTCGGCTTGTATCACCTCAATCCTGCACAAGTTATTCCCCTCATTCTCTTAGGCGTGTATTTGTCTTATCTTCGCGCATCATCTGGCTCGCTGCTTGTCCCAATCGTGGCACATTTTGCAAACAACTTCTTCTCCGTGCTGGGTTTGATAGCGATTCGGCATAAAGAGCAGCTTGGGATTAGCGATGAACTAGCCAAACGCTTGCAGTCTGATGAACCAGATATTGCTTCACCTGAAGCGATTGGCGCAATGCTGATTTCCCTTCTGGTTACAGCAGGCCTGCTGTGGCTGTATCGCCGTTCTGTAGCGGCATCTTCACCGTAG
- a CDS encoding TldD/PmbA family protein, with the protein MQRRDFLKLAGLGLGAALMPLPAFSVPISESQARTPLLDFADKKALADVALNTAKSLGATYCDVRIGRYLNQAILTRENRVQGIVNTQSFGVGVRLILNGTWGFASTNNVTPDGIRRVTQQAAAIAKANSRLQKEPVKLAPQAGQGERTWRTPIKKNAFEVPIADKVNFLLAVNAEAMNLGIRFVNSQLFMVNEQKFFASTDGSYIDQDVHRIYPTFTVTAVDIINRKFQTRNALSMPCGMGYEYLEGDASEKQTAAGGVTTLYKKRYDMIEDIRQAAKQVQEKLSAKSVEAGKYDLVLDPSHLWLTIHESVGHPLELDRVLGYEANYAGTSFATLDKWRSKSFKYGSPIVNFFADKTQEGSLGYVGWDDEGVPTKRWDLVKDGILVNYQAIRDQVHIIDQQESHGCCYAQSWADVQFQRMPNVSLAPGKTPLTPEEIIKDVEKGIYIIGDGSFSIDQQRYNFQFGGQLFYEIRNGKIVGMLRDVAYQANTQEFWNSCVAICDERDFRLGGAFNDGKGQPPQSNAVSHGSATALFKNVNVINTARNI; encoded by the coding sequence ATGCAGCGACGCGATTTTCTAAAACTGGCTGGCTTAGGTCTGGGTGCAGCGCTAATGCCTTTGCCAGCTTTCTCGGTGCCAATTAGCGAAAGTCAAGCCCGCACACCACTCTTGGACTTTGCAGATAAAAAGGCCTTAGCTGATGTGGCTCTAAACACGGCAAAGTCACTGGGAGCAACTTATTGCGATGTGCGGATTGGTCGCTATCTCAATCAAGCCATTTTGACGCGTGAGAACCGCGTGCAGGGTATTGTCAATACACAGTCTTTTGGCGTTGGCGTGCGGCTGATACTCAATGGCACGTGGGGGTTTGCTTCTACGAATAATGTAACGCCCGACGGCATTCGGCGCGTAACGCAGCAAGCAGCGGCTATCGCCAAAGCTAATTCGCGCTTGCAAAAAGAACCCGTCAAACTAGCGCCACAAGCTGGGCAGGGAGAGCGAACTTGGAGGACGCCTATCAAGAAAAATGCCTTCGAAGTGCCAATTGCCGACAAGGTGAATTTCCTCTTAGCAGTCAATGCCGAAGCAATGAATCTCGGCATTCGCTTTGTAAACTCGCAGCTCTTTATGGTAAATGAGCAAAAATTCTTTGCCTCCACCGATGGCTCATACATTGACCAAGATGTGCATCGCATCTATCCAACCTTTACCGTGACGGCAGTTGACATCATCAATCGAAAGTTTCAGACAAGAAATGCGCTGTCAATGCCATGCGGAATGGGGTATGAGTACCTCGAGGGAGATGCATCAGAAAAACAAACGGCGGCAGGCGGTGTAACAACGCTCTACAAGAAGCGATACGATATGATTGAGGACATTCGTCAAGCGGCTAAGCAAGTGCAAGAAAAGCTCTCCGCCAAGTCCGTCGAGGCAGGCAAATATGACTTGGTCTTAGACCCCTCGCATCTTTGGCTCACGATTCACGAGTCTGTAGGGCATCCACTGGAGCTGGACCGCGTGCTCGGCTATGAAGCTAACTATGCAGGCACCAGCTTTGCTACGCTCGATAAGTGGCGTTCCAAATCGTTCAAATACGGTTCGCCAATTGTCAATTTCTTTGCAGATAAAACGCAAGAAGGCTCACTGGGCTATGTGGGCTGGGACGATGAAGGTGTGCCAACCAAGCGCTGGGATTTGGTCAAAGATGGTATTCTGGTCAACTATCAAGCCATTCGCGACCAAGTGCATATCATTGACCAGCAAGAATCGCATGGCTGCTGCTATGCCCAAAGCTGGGCAGATGTGCAGTTCCAGCGTATGCCAAATGTGTCGCTAGCACCCGGCAAAACGCCCCTAACGCCCGAAGAGATTATCAAGGATGTAGAAAAAGGTATCTATATCATTGGCGATGGCTCTTTCTCAATCGACCAGCAGCGATACAACTTCCAGTTTGGCGGTCAGCTTTTCTATGAAATTCGAAATGGCAAAATTGTAGGAATGTTGCGTGATGTGGCTTATCAAGCAAACACGCAAGAGTTTTGGAATTCTTGCGTTGCGATTTGCGATGAGCGAGATTTTCGCTTAGGAGGGGCATTCAACGATGGTAAGGGTCAGCCGCCACAAAGCAATGCAGTCTCGCATGGCAGTGCTACAGCACTCTTTAAGAACGTCAATGTGATTAACACTGCACGCAATATCTAA
- a CDS encoding SpoIIE family protein phosphatase, whose product MRLATSAYLPANQIFLTMPEAHSLSSAETLPTSSTTVSQLDLNSLLETSKILNASDELEFILSHIIRTVMGKFLLTRACVITESYQDNLEKVYRVALARGLRDLPKDFFDLDEFAKQFHLTLFPIISPKREIGYLGLGEKPSKAPFSDAEHKFIESLASLAATAIENAYTFAELRQQSRMLDQSVQKLRTLLELAKEYNVAMSRTEILRLMLRSISGQMFIKSCAAYLWQGESLVAEACQGFETAPASPQELQQLFASLQPVKLTAQTYPELYAADVRLAIPMRVNEQPIGLLLTSARYSETPFSESDIDFMALAAAQAANALEQRRLFEETLKKQAIEKELQVAREIQSALLPRYLPVIGGYDIAAINLPTFQVGGDYYDAMMLDDEHLFIAIADVTGKGMPAALLMANLQASIKAYLLSYQPATFDLSRFVGKINTIMYENTPEDKFVTFFCGILNCRTGVLESVNAGHNPPYLVRADGSLIALRKGGVILGVIPTLSPYQIERVILQSGDTLFLYTDGITEAMNAQREPFEETRLEALLIAHRSDSAQETLHAVVEAVQHFQPEGEQYDDITAVCLKAK is encoded by the coding sequence GTGCGTTTAGCGACTTCAGCGTATCTTCCTGCCAACCAAATTTTTCTCACGATGCCTGAAGCCCATTCATTATCATCTGCGGAGACTTTGCCGACAAGCAGCACAACAGTTTCGCAACTTGATTTGAATTCATTGCTCGAGACCAGCAAAATCCTGAACGCGTCCGATGAATTGGAGTTTATCCTCTCGCACATTATCCGCACGGTGATGGGAAAGTTCCTGCTCACACGCGCATGCGTGATTACAGAATCGTATCAAGACAATTTGGAGAAAGTCTATCGTGTAGCGCTTGCACGGGGACTTAGAGACCTGCCCAAAGATTTTTTTGACTTAGATGAATTTGCTAAGCAGTTTCACCTTACACTTTTCCCTATCATCTCGCCGAAGCGAGAAATTGGCTACTTGGGACTTGGTGAAAAGCCCAGCAAAGCCCCCTTTTCTGATGCAGAGCACAAGTTTATTGAATCGCTTGCATCGCTTGCTGCCACCGCAATAGAGAATGCATACACATTTGCAGAGCTGCGCCAACAAAGCCGTATGCTCGATCAATCGGTGCAAAAGCTGCGCACGCTCTTGGAACTTGCCAAAGAATACAATGTGGCCATGAGTCGCACTGAGATTCTGCGCCTGATGCTGCGTTCCATTTCAGGGCAGATGTTCATTAAAAGCTGCGCCGCTTATCTTTGGCAAGGTGAGTCGCTCGTCGCCGAAGCCTGTCAAGGCTTTGAGACGGCTCCAGCCTCACCACAAGAGCTGCAACAGCTCTTTGCCTCCCTACAACCTGTTAAGCTCACTGCGCAAACCTATCCAGAGCTTTATGCAGCCGACGTGCGGCTTGCAATTCCGATGCGTGTTAACGAACAGCCGATTGGGCTTTTGCTGACTAGCGCCCGATATAGTGAAACCCCCTTCTCTGAATCGGATATTGATTTTATGGCGCTGGCGGCTGCCCAAGCCGCAAATGCCCTCGAGCAGCGTCGCCTATTTGAAGAGACGCTCAAGAAGCAAGCTATCGAAAAAGAGCTTCAAGTTGCACGTGAAATTCAGTCCGCACTTTTGCCACGATACCTCCCCGTTATCGGTGGCTACGACATTGCAGCCATCAACTTGCCCACTTTTCAAGTCGGTGGCGACTACTACGATGCCATGATGCTGGACGATGAGCATTTGTTCATTGCTATCGCTGATGTAACGGGCAAAGGCATGCCGGCAGCTTTGCTTATGGCTAATCTTCAAGCGTCTATCAAAGCTTATCTTCTCTCATATCAGCCCGCTACCTTTGACCTCTCGAGGTTTGTAGGCAAAATCAACACGATTATGTATGAGAATACGCCAGAGGATAAGTTCGTTACATTTTTCTGCGGCATTTTGAACTGCCGCACGGGTGTGCTCGAGTCGGTGAATGCTGGACACAATCCGCCCTATCTGGTGCGCGCTGATGGCAGTCTTATTGCACTTAGAAAAGGTGGGGTCATTTTAGGTGTGATTCCTACGCTGTCCCCCTACCAGATAGAGCGAGTGATTTTGCAATCGGGCGATACACTTTTCCTTTACACCGATGGCATCACGGAAGCAATGAATGCGCAGCGTGAACCTTTCGAAGAGACACGGTTGGAAGCCTTGCTTATTGCACATCGCTCCGACAGTGCTCAAGAGACGCTCCATGCAGTTGTCGAGGCGGTTCAGCATTTTCAACCCGAAGGGGAGCAATACGATGACATCACAGCAGTTTGTCTGAAAGCCAAATAA
- a CDS encoding ATP-binding protein, whose translation MANTYGYNPYYALTILSRTDELGRVRAFVREAALQFGFSAADAEKIVLATDEACANVIRHGYNGEPFHFINISIETNGRAFAVVIDDDGKSYDLRTHIIPDTQQYFKERQRGGLGIKLIRLLVDEIDYIADGSHNRLRLTKRLPNSSE comes from the coding sequence ATGGCCAACACTTATGGTTACAATCCTTACTACGCGCTAACCATATTGAGCCGAACAGATGAACTTGGGCGCGTCCGAGCCTTTGTGCGAGAGGCTGCTCTACAGTTTGGGTTTTCTGCCGCCGACGCAGAGAAAATCGTGCTTGCCACTGATGAAGCCTGTGCTAATGTGATTCGCCATGGCTATAATGGTGAGCCGTTTCACTTTATCAATATCTCAATCGAAACGAATGGTAGAGCTTTCGCTGTTGTCATTGATGATGATGGCAAAAGCTATGACCTACGCACACACATTATTCCAGACACACAGCAATACTTCAAAGAACGCCAGCGCGGTGGATTAGGCATTAAACTTATCCGCCTACTGGTTGATGAAATTGATTACATTGCCGACGGCTCTCACAACCGCCTACGCCTGACCAAACGCTTGCCCAATTCCTCAGAGTAG
- a CDS encoding STAS domain-containing protein gives MATFTSTVRTVGAVTVIDLSGDLDAHTSVQLERTIQDLIQKKHFNLIINFSNLNYISSAGLGVFMAFIDDVRANGGDIKFSNMPEKIYQIFDLLGFPMLYEIYKDEREAIEKFKTSATT, from the coding sequence ATGGCTACATTCACAAGCACCGTGCGAACAGTTGGGGCAGTTACGGTCATTGACCTTTCTGGCGACTTAGATGCCCACACTTCGGTTCAGCTTGAGCGCACCATTCAAGACCTCATCCAGAAAAAGCATTTCAACCTCATCATCAACTTCTCTAACCTGAACTATATCTCCAGCGCGGGGCTTGGCGTGTTTATGGCGTTCATTGATGATGTCCGCGCCAACGGCGGCGACATAAAGTTCTCCAATATGCCCGAGAAAATTTACCAGATTTTTGACCTGCTGGGCTTTCCGATGCTTTATGAAATCTATAAAGACGAGAGAGAGGCTATTGAGAAATTCAAAACATCGGCGACGACCTAA